The Sphingosinicellaceae bacterium genome includes the window CAGTCCTGCCGGCGGTAGCTGGCGATCAGCGCATCCTGTTCTGCCGCCAGCGCGGCATGATCCGCGGTGGCGCGCTCCGGCGTCGCGAGCAGTGCGAAGAGATGCTCCGGCGCGTCGCGTCCGACGACCCGCACCGCATCCAGATCGAGCATCGCGAAACCGTCGAGGCGCACCGCCAGTTCGCTGCCGACCGCGACCTGGACCCCGTAGTATTTGGTCAGCCCCTCGATCCGGCTGGCGAGGTTAACCGTGTCGCCGAGCAGCGAATAGGACAGGCGCTGCGCCGATCCCATGTTGCCGACGCAGCAAATGCCGCAATTGAGGCCGATGCCGATCTTCACCTCGCCCGGCCAGTGGCTGCCGGGCGGGCGGGGGCTGAGGGCGTTCAGCTCATGGAGCTTGTCGACCATCAGCAGAGCGCCGCGCGCCGCATTGACCGGATGATCGGGGTCGTCGAGCGGGGCGTTCCAGAACGCCAGGATCGCGTCGCCGATGTACTTGTCGATCGTCGCCTTCCGGGTCAGCAGGATGTCGGTCATCGGAGTCAGGAACTCGATCAGGAACTTGATCAGCTCCTGCGGCCCGAGCGATTCCGAGATCCGGCTGAAGCTTCGGATGTCGCAGAACATCACCGTCATGTCGCGCTCCTCGCCGCCGAGTTCGAGCTGCCCCGGATCGTCGGTGATGCGCTTGACCATCTCCGGCGACAGATAGCGGTCGAAGGCCTGGCGGATGTAGGCCCGAGCCCGCTCCTCGCGGTAGAAGGTGAAGCTGGTGACCAGCAGATAGGCCGTAACGATCGCCAGCGCCGGGATGGTCGGGTCGACGAGGAGTTGCTGGTCGCGGTAGGCGAACCACGAGCCGGCGAAGCACCCCCCGAGCGCGACCAGCGCAACGATGCCGCCCCAGGTGGCGCCGAGCCGCGGCAGCGACAGCGACAGCAGCAGCCCGAACAGCACGATGCCCGCACGCTCGACCCCGGGCGCCCAGTCGGGCCGCACCACGAACGCGCCGAGGATCATCTGTTCGACAGCCTGCGCATGGACGACCACCCCCAGCTCGCGGTCGGCGATCGGCGTCGCCACCAGGTCGCGCAGGCCCGCCGCGCCAGTGCCGACGAACACGATGTGGCCCGCGAACAGCGTCTGCAGCGCGGCCGGCGACAGCGCCCCGGTCAGGATCTTCCACGCCGGCACGATGCGGTCGGGGCGAGGCAGGGTGTAGTTCATCCACAGCTCGCCAGCGGGCGTCGTCGGTACCTCGAACTGCCCGACCTTGAGCTTGACCACGCCGGGCGCGCCGCCGCCCATCTCGCCGCTGCCGTCGGTGCCGCGGATGACGATGGTCCCCGCGCCCTGCGCCACCCGCAGCGCCTCGAGGCTGAGAGACGGGACGACCTGGTCCCCGACGCGGGCGAGCAGCGGGGCCCGCCGGATGATGCCGTCGCTGTCGCCTACGATCGAGACGAAGCCCGCCCCGGCGGCGGCCTTGGACAGGATCGTCAGCGGCACGATCGCGCCTTGGAACGTCGGCAGCGCGGCGTCGACCGGCGAGCCGAGGACCGCCATTCCGGCCTTTTGCTCGGGCCGCGTGAAGTTAGGGTCACGGGTCAGGAAGAAGCCCGGGATCGACGGTGTCTTGGCCAGCGTCCGCCCCAATAGCACGTCGTGGTCGGTCATGCGCGCCACCGCGTCGAAATTGCCCGTCGCGTCGGGGCTGGCCGCCAGCATCTTGGCGATCCGCGCCGGCGAGGTCCGGTCGCTCTCCGAGAACACCATGTCGAAGGCGATCGCCGACGCCCCCGCATCCGCGAGCAGCTGGGTCAGGCGGGCGACGTCGGTGCGCGGCCACGGCCATTGCCCGAGCCGGCGCAGTGTCTCGTCGTCGATGTCGACGACCCGGACCGGAGCGGCTTTATATTCACGCGGGTTGGCGCGCTGGTAGGTGTCGAACAGCAGATTGCCGAGCTGGCGCACTGCCGGCACTTCGGCGACATGCAGCGACAGCAGGATCAGCGTCGCGACGACGCCGGGTAGCGCGAGCAGCAGCCGGCCCGTCGCCAGCCCCCGCAGCCGGCCATTCAGCCGTCCGCGAATCGTGGCGAGTCTTTCCCGCAGCGTCGATGATGAAAGCGCCGCCATACCCCGCCGCCAACATAGCGCGCGCTACGTCCGGCGCCAGCGACTTCGTTGCAGGTCCGTAAAAAGTTGACCACGGCGCCGATACTCGCCTAGGCTTTCCTCAATACCCTTCGGTCGCGCGTTTGGGTAAGGGGTTCGGGGTTAAATGACAGGACGTTTCGCCGTTTCGCGCGGAGCAGTCGCGTGTTTCACGCCCTACGGGTCGTGTTTCATGCTGCTGGCGTCGTCATGTGCACTGCTGACATCGGCCGCAGCGCACGCGGACGTGCCGATCTATCTGTCAAGCGATGGCCGCGCCAGCGTCAATCCCGATTTTGCCGACAGCCCGCCGGTTGCCAGCGATCCGGACTACGGCAATGTCCTCAGGGCGCCCGACGATGTCGAGTTTACCCTCGCTTATGCCCAGAAGCGCGCCAACGCCGGCGACCTGCTCGGCTCGGCGGCGGCACTCGAGCGGCTGCTCCTCAACAAGCCCAACTGGCATTCGGCGCGGCTGTTCTATGCCGCCGTGCTGATCCGCCTCGACGACCTGCAGGCGGCCAAGCGGGAACTCGCATTGCTCAAGGACGTCGACCTTAGCGCCGACCAACGCGCCGACGTTGCCAAGTACGACCGCCTCGCCAACCGCCAGACCGCCAAGACGCGCTTCTCGGGGCAGGTCGCGGTCGGCTTCGCCTACGTCAGCAATGCCGTCGCGGCTCTGGCCAACGCGGTCGACCTGGGTGCCGGAATTCCGATCGAGGACGATGGCCTGTCGGTGGTGACATCGGGCAGCTTGTCCGCCGCAACCCAGCTCGGCAGCAATGCCGAATTGTTCGCAACGCTGTCGGGCCTGTCGAAGAACGACATCTCGGGCCCGGACCAGCGCTATTTGCGCGGCGACGCGACGCTTGGCATCGGCTTTGCAGTCGGCGGCTTCGGTTTCCGCGCGGCGGGCCTGGTCCGCGATGTCTCGATCTTCGGGAACCATTACGAATTCGACGCCGGTGGCCGCCTCGAGGTCACCCGCCGCCTGTCGCCGCGCACCGGATAGAACGCCAGCATCGAGGTCGTCGACCAGAATTACGACGAGCCCGGCTTCGCGATCGACCCGCTCGGCGGCAACGGCCGCGACGGCACCCGCGTCGATGGCTCGATCGGCTTCTCGCACCGGCTGACGGCGCGCCAGACCATCGCCTTCGACGTCGGCTATGAGAACAAGGACGCCGACTACAGGCCTTTCGCCTACCAGGGTGCGCACTTTAGCGCGGCGTACTCGGCGTTGCTCGGCCGCGGCTCGTACTTCAGCCTCGTCGGCTCGGTCCGCGACTACCGCTACAAGGCCCCCGACCTGCTGTTCACCACGGTCAAGCGTCACGACGTCCGCAGCTTCGCGAGGCTTGCCCTCGGCGCACCGCTGTCGGCGTTCACGACCGCGGGCTCGACCGCCGACTTCCGCGAGCGCCTGCTGCTCGAGGGCGCGCTGAGCTACACCCGCCGCGATGCCCGCGAGCCCTACCTCGACTACGACAGCGTAGGTGCCGAGACGCGGCTGATCTACCGGTTCGGGAGTTAGCCGATGCGCCGCACCCTCGCTCTCGCCCTGTTGGCCCTGTCGGCAGTCGCCTTGCTCGCCACCGCTCCGGCCCTGGCGCAGGCCAACGTCGCCGCCGCGATCGGGGTCAACGCCGCGATCCGCAATCAGGTCTCGATGAAGACGGCCGCCGATGCCGCCCCGCGCCCCGCCGTATTGCGCGAATCGGTCCACCTCGCCGACCAGATCTCGAGCGGCCCGGCCAGTCAGCTTCAGGTCCTGCTCCGCGACCGCTCGATCTTCACCATCGGCGCGAATGCGCGGATGGCCATCGACACCTTCGTCTACGACCCCGCGCGAGGCACTGGCGACCTCGCGGCTTCGGTCGCCAAGGGGGCCTTCCGCTTCATGTCGGGGCGGACGCTCAGCAAGACCGGCGGCACCACCGCGGTGCGCACGCCCGTCGCCTCGATCGGCGTCCGCGGCACCATCGTCGAGGGCGTCGTCGGCGACGATGCGATCCTCACCGCCGAGGGCGAGCCGGGCGTGCCCAAGTCGGGCAGCGACCCCCAGACCGCAACGCTCATCGTGCTGCGCGGTCCCGGCCCGCGCACCGACGGCCTCGACAAGCCGGGGTCGATCGAAGTTACCTCGGGCGGCAAGACGGTGCTGATCGACAAGCCCGGCTACGCGGTCTTTATCCCCGGCCCCGGTCAGCCGCCAATCGGCCCGTTCCTGATGTCGGCGGAAGCGTTCGCACGGCTGGCGGATCTGCTGCGCCCGCCCCCCACCGGCAAGGGCGGCGACGAGGGGCCGTTCGACATCGCCAGTGCATCCGTCGCCAGCGGCGAAATCCTCCAGCAGGCAGAATTCTCGGCGCACGTCGTTTACGACCCGGTGTTCACCGAGCTGCCGGTCGTACGCTCCGACGATCTCGGGGTGCCCTGCGCCGGCGGCAGCGGCGGCGGCAAGGTCTGCCCGCAATAGGCTAAGATCAGACAAGCTGGAGCAGAACGTTCTTGACCTTGGCTGCCATCGGTCGAGGCGCGAAGCCTGCGGCACCCGCGCCGCTCTACCAAAACCCGCCCGAGCGGCTAATATGGCCGCGAACCGTGGAGGGTACGCCGCCTTGACCGCCGAAATAGGCCAGTTCGCGATCATTCTCGCGCTGATCATAGCCTGCCTGCAATCGGTCGTACCGATGGTCGGCGCGTCGCGCGGCGATCCCGCGCTGATGGCGTTCGGCCGTACGGCCGCGCAGGTCCAGGGCCTGCTTGTGCTCATCGCTTTCGCCGCACTGGCGCGGGCCTTCGTGTCCCAGGACTTCTCGGTCGCTCTGGTCGCCGAGCACTCGAACATCACCCAGCCGATGATCTATCGTTTCGCCGCGAGCTGGGGCAATCACGAGGGCTCGATGCTGCTGTGGATCCTGATCCTCGGCATTTTCGGTGCCGGCCTCGCGACCTTCGGCGAGGGCATCCGCGAGGGCCTGCTGGCGCGCGCGCTGGCCGTGCAGGGCATGATCGGCGCGGCGTTCCTGGCGTTCCTGATCTTTACCTCGAACCCGTTCGCGCGGCTCGATCCGTCACCCCTCGATGGGCAGGAACTGAACCCGCTGCTGCAGGACCCCGGCCTCGTCCTCCACCCGCCGTTGCTCTACCTCGGCTACGTCGGTTTCTCGGTCGCCTTCTCCTTCGCCGCTGCCGCGCTGATCGAGGGGCGCGTCGATGCCGCCTGGGCGCGCTGGGTGCGGCCGTGGATCCTCGCCGCGTGGACCTGCCTGACCGCCGGCATCGCACTCGGCAGCTTCTGGGCCTATTACGAGCTTGGCTGGGGCGGCTGGTGGTTCTGGGATCCGGTTGAGAACGCCAGCCTGATGCCGTGGCTGATGGGCACCGCGCTCCTCCATTCGGCGCTCGTCCTCGAACGCCGCGGCGCGCTGATCAGCTGGACCGTCCTGCTCGCGGTGTTGACCTTCTCGCTCAGCCTGATCGGCACCTTCCTGGTCCGCTCCGGCATCCTCACCTCGGTCCACAGCTTTGCCGTTGACCCGCGCCGGGGCGTCTTCATCCTGGCGCTGATCATCGGCGCAACCGGCACCGCGCTGGCGCTGTTCGCGTGGCGCGCGCCGGCGATGAAGTCCGGGGCGCTGTTCTCCAGCATCAGCCGCGAGACCGGCCTGACGCTCAACAATTTGTTCCTGATGGCGGCGACCGCGGTGGTCTTCCTCGGCACCTTCTACCCGGTGATCATGGAGGCGGTGAACGGCGACAAGATCTCGGTCGGGCCGCCGTATTACAACATCACCTTCGCGCCGCTGATGGCGATCCTGCTGGTGCTGGTCACCTTCGGGCCGCTGCTGCAGTGGAAGCGCGACGGCCTCAAGCCGCTGCTGGCGCGGGTGAAATGGCCTGCCGTTGCGGCGCTGGGCGTCGGCGTCGCGGCGCTACTCGTGCTCGGCTTCAAGGCGGTCGCGACGGGTGCGGGCTTTGCGCTTGCGGCGTGGCTGATTATCGGCGCGGGGCTGGTCCTGCAGCGCCGCTGGCATGTCATCCGCACCACCCCGATGAGCGTTATCGGCATGGTCCTGGCGCACGCCGGGCTCGGCGTTACCTGCGCCGGGGTCACCGCGATGAGCAGCTTCGCCGAGTCGAAGGTACTGGTGATGCGCCCCGGCGACACCGTCGCCATCGGACCGCACAAGGTGACATTGGTCGCCATGCGCGACGTCCAGGGCGTCAACTACACGGCGTCACAGGCCGATTTCTCGGCGCGCACCGGCTCGACGATCCGCGACCTCGTCTCGGAGCGGCGCTTCTACCCGAACAGCCGTAGCCAAACGACGGAGGCCGGCATCGGCGGTAGCATCGCGGGCAACATCTACGTCGCGATCGGCGCGCCCGATCCGGCAGGCGGGCTGACCGTGCGGGTCTACAACCACCCATTGGTCGGCTGGATCTGGGGCGGCGCGATGCTGATGGCGCTCGGCGGCGTCGCCTCGCTCAGCGACCGGCGCTTCCGCATTGGCGCGGCTACCCCGGCGCGGTTGCCGCTGCCGACACCGTCGCCCGGACTGGTCCCCGCCGAATGAAGCGCGCGCTGTTCATCCTGCCGGTCGCGCTGTTCGCGCTGCTCATCGTCGCGTTCGGGATCGGGCTGACCAAGGACCCGTCGGTGATCCCGTCGCAACTCATCGACCGCCCGCTGCCGGCGTTCGCGCTGCCGGGCCTTGCCGCTGCTGACCCGGGCTTCGCCAGCACAGAGCTAAAGGGCCAGCCGCGCCTGCTCAACGTCTTCGCGTCGTGGTGCGCGGCCTGCCCGCAGGAGCATCCGATGCTGACCAGCATCGCAGCGTCCGGCGTCCAGGTCTATGGCATCGACTGGAAGGACACGCCCGCGGAGGCGCAGGACTGGCTCGGCCGGCTCGGCAATCCCTACCACAAGATCGGCAGCGACCCGACCGCGCGTACCGGCATCGACCTTGGGGTTACCGGCGTGCCGGAGACCTTTGTCGTCGATAAGCGTGGCCGCGTCCGCTACAAGCAGATCGGCCCAATCGACCAGACCGCGTGGGAAACCATCCTGAAGCCGATGCTCGACAAGCTCGCGGCGGAGGCATGAGGGGCTGGCGCGCGGGCCTCGTCACGGCACTGCTGCTCACCACCCCTGCACTCGGTGTCCTCCCCTCCGAGCAACTCGCCGACCCCGTTCTGGAGGCCCGCGCGCGCAGCATCAGCCAGGAAATCCGCTGCGTCGTCTGCCAGAACCAGTCGATCGACGACAGCGACGCGCCGCTCGCCGCCGACCTCCGCGTCATCGTCCGCGAGCAACTTCGGCTCGGCAAGACCGACGAGCAGGCCAAGCAATATCTGGTCAGCCGCTACGGGAGCTACGTCTTGCTGCGGCCGCCGTTGCGCCCCGATACCTGGCTGTTGTGGCTCGGGCCGTTCGCCATCCTCGGGCTGGGCGGGCTCGGCGTGTTCGCGTATTTGCGCAGCCGGCGCGGGCTCGAACCTGTGGCGCTGACCGCCGACGAACAGACCCGCCTTGACGAGCTCATCCAGCAGGACGAGCACTAGGTTACATGAAAAGGCACGTGAATTGATGTGGTTGTGGGCGGTGCTGACGGTCATCGTCGGCGTGGTCGCGGCGGCGATGACGGTGCCGCTGGTGCGGCGTCACGAGGCGCGCGGCGGTAACCGCAGCGCGGCGGCGATCGCGCTCGCCGAGCAGCTGGCGGACATCGACGTACAGGCGGCGAACAATGCCGTCGACCCGAAGGAAGCCGAGGCGCTGCGGATCGAGGCGCGCCGCCGCATGCTTGGCGCGGCGCGGGTCGCCGACCGCCCGGCGCGGCCACTCGGCAATGCGGTGCTCGGCCGGCTGGCGATGGTGCT containing:
- a CDS encoding adenylate/guanylate cyclase domain-containing protein, whose product is MAALSSSTLRERLATIRGRLNGRLRGLATGRLLLALPGVVATLILLSLHVAEVPAVRQLGNLLFDTYQRANPREYKAAPVRVVDIDDETLRRLGQWPWPRTDVARLTQLLADAGASAIAFDMVFSESDRTSPARIAKMLAASPDATGNFDAVARMTDHDVLLGRTLAKTPSIPGFFLTRDPNFTRPEQKAGMAVLGSPVDAALPTFQGAIVPLTILSKAAAGAGFVSIVGDSDGIIRRAPLLARVGDQVVPSLSLEALRVAQGAGTIVIRGTDGSGEMGGGAPGVVKLKVGQFEVPTTPAGELWMNYTLPRPDRIVPAWKILTGALSPAALQTLFAGHIVFVGTGAAGLRDLVATPIADRELGVVVHAQAVEQMILGAFVVRPDWAPGVERAGIVLFGLLLSLSLPRLGATWGGIVALVALGGCFAGSWFAYRDQQLLVDPTIPALAIVTAYLLVTSFTFYREERARAYIRQAFDRYLSPEMVKRITDDPGQLELGGEERDMTVMFCDIRSFSRISESLGPQELIKFLIEFLTPMTDILLTRKATIDKYIGDAILAFWNAPLDDPDHPVNAARGALLMVDKLHELNALSPRPPGSHWPGEVKIGIGLNCGICCVGNMGSAQRLSYSLLGDTVNLASRIEGLTKYYGVQVAVGSELAVRLDGFAMLDLDAVRVVGRDAPEHLFALLATPERATADHAALAAEQDALIASYRRQDWNGAARILDTLGPNLARHGLTKLAGIYADRISAYREAPPGADWDGVYQAMEK
- a CDS encoding FecR domain-containing protein, with protein sequence MRRTLALALLALSAVALLATAPALAQANVAAAIGVNAAIRNQVSMKTAADAAPRPAVLRESVHLADQISSGPASQLQVLLRDRSIFTIGANARMAIDTFVYDPARGTGDLAASVAKGAFRFMSGRTLSKTGGTTAVRTPVASIGVRGTIVEGVVGDDAILTAEGEPGVPKSGSDPQTATLIVLRGPGPRTDGLDKPGSIEVTSGGKTVLIDKPGYAVFIPGPGQPPIGPFLMSAEAFARLADLLRPPPTGKGGDEGPFDIASASVASGEILQQAEFSAHVVYDPVFTELPVVRSDDLGVPCAGGSGGGKVCPQ
- a CDS encoding heme lyase CcmF/NrfE family subunit, giving the protein MAANRGGYAALTAEIGQFAIILALIIACLQSVVPMVGASRGDPALMAFGRTAAQVQGLLVLIAFAALARAFVSQDFSVALVAEHSNITQPMIYRFAASWGNHEGSMLLWILILGIFGAGLATFGEGIREGLLARALAVQGMIGAAFLAFLIFTSNPFARLDPSPLDGQELNPLLQDPGLVLHPPLLYLGYVGFSVAFSFAAAALIEGRVDAAWARWVRPWILAAWTCLTAGIALGSFWAYYELGWGGWWFWDPVENASLMPWLMGTALLHSALVLERRGALISWTVLLAVLTFSLSLIGTFLVRSGILTSVHSFAVDPRRGVFILALIIGATGTALALFAWRAPAMKSGALFSSISRETGLTLNNLFLMAATAVVFLGTFYPVIMEAVNGDKISVGPPYYNITFAPLMAILLVLVTFGPLLQWKRDGLKPLLARVKWPAVAALGVGVAALLVLGFKAVATGAGFALAAWLIIGAGLVLQRRWHVIRTTPMSVIGMVLAHAGLGVTCAGVTAMSSFAESKVLVMRPGDTVAIGPHKVTLVAMRDVQGVNYTASQADFSARTGSTIRDLVSERRFYPNSRSQTTEAGIGGSIAGNIYVAIGAPDPAGGLTVRVYNHPLVGWIWGGAMLMALGGVASLSDRRFRIGAATPARLPLPTPSPGLVPAE
- a CDS encoding DsbE family thiol:disulfide interchange protein, whose protein sequence is MKRALFILPVALFALLIVAFGIGLTKDPSVIPSQLIDRPLPAFALPGLAAADPGFASTELKGQPRLLNVFASWCAACPQEHPMLTSIAASGVQVYGIDWKDTPAEAQDWLGRLGNPYHKIGSDPTARTGIDLGVTGVPETFVVDKRGRVRYKQIGPIDQTAWETILKPMLDKLAAEA
- a CDS encoding cytochrome c-type biogenesis protein CcmH, with the protein product MRGWRAGLVTALLLTTPALGVLPSEQLADPVLEARARSISQEIRCVVCQNQSIDDSDAPLAADLRVIVREQLRLGKTDEQAKQYLVSRYGSYVLLRPPLRPDTWLLWLGPFAILGLGGLGVFAYLRSRRGLEPVALTADEQTRLDELIQQDEH